The window ATAGAACTAATATTTTACAGTTTCTAAGACAATGTTCTACGATCAAAAAGACGTGCGTCATGCAACATGCAgataagaagaagtttaacCTTACCTACTGATGGAAGAAGACGGGAGGGGACATTGTAATACAAATGTAAAAGACAATGCAAAGTTAAATGTGCTTAATACAAACTAATACGGGTATTTGTGTCCATATTGCTTTCATAAATtgaatgtttttgttaaaacaGAAGTGGATATTTTATTGGTAATAACGATGATACCAGAGGACAAATCATGTAGAAGATTTATTACTGATAAATAAATTTCATGTTTTGCAATCCTAAACTATTTTATGCGTTTTGTAGCACCCATACCTATCCTAGTCAACAATTCTATCTGCTTTGTCCTTTTTTAAGGACATAAGTATACGTACGAAAGAAAATTGCAAACCTTTTTGTTTGATATAATGAAGGACTGCATATTGATATCACCAACACGAGTGCTTGATTCAACGTTTACTGTGAGATTGCCAAATTTTTCCGATCCCTCAACTGGACAAAAAGATGGATAGTTATGATAATTCTCATCAGTGCTATTTAACATTACAATTGTTGTCACATTGTTTGCCATGACAGCCTCCCAAAAATCACCCAATGTGTCAACTAATGGTGCTTGCGTAGCTATTATACCATCTTTCTTTTTGTAACCATTAACAAAGACAGCGTTGATATAATCGGTAGAATTTGTGGTTTGCGGCACATACACTCGAAACAAATCACCTTAAGCAAGGGAAAATTGATCATAGGTTATATTATATTACTAAAATTGAATACTTTAATTTGTCCTTAACTTGATAGGAAAGTAAAGGTGAATAAATCAGTGCTTACTTGCTAGTATATTTGGATATCGGTTTTTCGCAGCATTTCTCTCCAACAAAGCAGCTTTATAATGTTCTTCACGAAAAGGTATATTAACGCTGTTTAAACTCTCAAATTCATTTTCCAGAAGAAACTTTCCATAacgcttttttgatattaatTCTCGGGAAGTGGTTTGAAATTCTGATGACATTATTCCAGTGTTACCACAGCATAGCGCTTCGTAAATAGCACTGTAAACAAATTTGTACTGTTCAATTCTTTGTACCATTTGCACACGATCTTCTCGAATACTTTCAAAGTAGTTGTATATATCAACAAGCTGCTTTGTTCTAACCAAGTGCAGCATTGCGTCAATGATGATGTATGATCCAGTCCTACCAACACCAGCACTACAATGCACAAGAAGTTGCTTCCCACTTTCATATGGGATAAGCTGTCTCACCCGATAGCAGAAATTTAGCAGCAACGTTGGGTAGTCTGGACAACCGTGGTCAGGCCACGACGTAAAGTGAAAATGCGTAATCTGATGCTTATTATTTTCGTAGCACACTTTTATTTTACGAATTACATAGTCAGCATATACTTGTACGTCAATCACTTCCACTTCAATGCCATTAAAAACCTCTTTTCCATTATTTATTGGCCAATACTGCTCACACTTTCGTTTGCCCTCTTCTGATATCTTTGTAAGCATGACAATAGCTGAAGGTTTTTCACCAAGAACCATTcgccaaaaatcaaaaattgttcCCTTTTTTGGTCCTTGAGCAGCAATATATTCAACTTGTCCATTATAGTTCCGAATATAGTTTGCATTAATGTAATCACTAGTCTCTTTGCCATTAATTTTCTTCAAGACAACACGAGTATGGTCGTACGCTGTGATGTTCAAGTAAcgatttttatctttattttcagGTTCTGATCCTACTTCATGGTCATATAAATGTTCCATTGGAATACTTTTAAATTGCTTTACGATATCAGAACTGACGTTATCATTGTGTTCcaaataaaatgacaaaaaatcttGAAGGGAAAGAGGTGGGAATCTAGGTTTTGCTGCAACATTGTAGTAAGATTCATGTGACGGTCCTAGCGAAAAAACCCGGagatacatttaaaatactttcatGTTCAACACAAAAAAATAGAGCAAATAAATGGTTTTTTTTACCTGCATCTTCGCTTTCATAACCGTTGTTATGTGATTTTAATTCATCATGGCCTTTTAATTCAATAGCGGAAGTCGAATTATCATTGACAGATTTGTCCTTTAACGTTTTTCGCCGTCTAAATAATAATAGGGAACAAATGTTaccaaataaaacaaattaattttttctatctatatagatctaaatttttttctctcttccaacatatatatttaaaatatttagaaacaaaataactTGAAAATGTTCTTTGATTATTTGCGGTTAATTTTCAACCACTGGTGTTCTGCACTATTTGATAACTTGTACAGTGGCACGCAAAAcccttttttgaaaatattcagTAACTTACCTTCTAACGAAAATGAGAACAAGGATCATTACAATCACCACAACAACACCAGCAGCAATAACACCTACTATTAATTCTATATTGGATGATGAAGATGGATCATTATTGTTTTCAACTTTTGGAGTTGGATCTAAACGTATGAAGTTGATGAATTATACAGCGCATACATTGAATAACGTTTTTGTGCATCATGTATTGTTTTGGAAGTTGGAAGCCAACCTAACAAACAATCTTGAGGTATAGTGTACAATAAATTcattctgcaatttttttgcACATTTATTTTCCAGAATTACAGCAACTGTCCTGGTTACAATCGGAAGCTAGTGTGTAGACGTAACTTACTTTGCAATGTATTACAAATTGCTTACCAATCTTAGGCACAATAAATTCCTTTGACCATGCTGTAGAATAAAGTACAtcctaatgtaaaaaaataaacttacaaAATGGTATTCTTAGAATGTTTAGAAAAGTTAGCGCTGCGTGATGTAATGTGTAATGGTATATGATAAAAACCTCCCTATACGAGCTTTCCCTATCTCAGCCTGAATTTGCTTATAAGcgtgtaaaaaaaaatcgcCTGTAGTGTTATTTCTTTTACTTGTCCAACATgaagctttttttttctttttcttaaattttggacatatttattttttttttcttacgtAGTATATACACTTTTTCCTAATAGCGTCTCTTAACCCTATCTTATCAGGCTGTTAAAGTATTATTAGTAgagttttaaatactttttgatAAAAAGTTGCCAAATAGAAAGTATTAAGTGCCCCTACGTTTTAGTCCTGATGGAGCAACAGAGTTATCATTGCTGAGATAGTGATGAAATAAATCCTTATTTCTAGTATAAAAAACGTTACCATTCTACTCTACATTGAAATTAGACTtaggtgtatttagcgatgtcgTAATTTTACAAGTCCTttgctgaaatttttttaactgctaGAAATGCCTAAATTGAAAATTTCGATATTTACCATCACTTGAAGTCTTTGAAATACGACATATATTTCACCCACAGTCAACGGTCCATTTCTGTACTCTTGTATGGACCTTCTTCTTCGAAGAGTATCTGCTGATTTTAAGTACGTTGAATTATCACCTGAATAAATAGTTTTAAAGCTGTATAGTTCATGTGAATAAACGCAACAGTCAATGTACCATTGAGaggcaaataaaaaatacatataagtCGTGAAAAATGCTATGACGAAATCAATCAagttaaaacatatttttatttatcaaaatttaacatttagtttttattatgtcaaaaatttattttagaagaaTTGTTCCTGATTAAACGAATAAAGCTTATAAAACGCTATGTtgaaagttaaagaaaaaacaattttcaaccTCTAGTTttagtaagaagaaaaaaacttaaatagatCCTCAAAATAACCTGTAAAATAAATGTAATTCTTATTCCAAACGTAACGTTACCTAAAATAAATTCCTCCAATTTTAATAACTGTGTTTTGTTGAATATGCCAGCTATGTAAGGTTCATTATAATCAGCTGTTTCATATGTCTTTAACTCCTTCTGTTTGTACAATGTTGGTTCTTTCACATGCCCAGTTGTTTTGTTCACCTTCATGATTATAATATAATGATATCTGAAGTTTTAAAGAACATGTATTTCATGAATAATGTGGTTGAACAGAAACGGTATTAAAAACTCACACGCACAAGTAATCTGACATGATCGtaattcaatattttaattcttTATGAATCAATGTGCAAACAATCCAATAGAGTAATACATAGACATGTCAAGAAAAGACAATAAAAGGAAGGCAAATCGAGAATTACTTTAAAGTAGCAGGTCCTTTCACCAACATAACGGATGTCTTTGTACTGTTCACAATCTCAGGCACAATTCTTCCTAAGGCATTGCGCTCTAAAGTATATATATGGAAACGTTAATGAGGAAAGAACGTTACAACGATAACgttaaataacataaaaaaatcttGACAACTTTCCTAGGCCCTTTCGGCGATatttaagaaaaacatttactttTTGTCTAGGAAATATCTTTTAACTGATTTTATCATGGTGCTGCGTTTAGGTGCAGATAATAACACGTGGAAATTGAAAAAACAGACAgataattaaatatataaagtatgaattaaaaaaacaatagcaACAATTGGGcaacaaaaatatatcatgCTGATGGTCTTTGACCAATAGATGtataaaaatgtataattttGTTTCGAATGTTGACATGCTAAATTAAATTTCACAGTTTGGATGTGGCAAAAAATCcactttattaatttatttggaTCTAAGTGTTCTTACCACAATTATTTTCTCGTGTGTTCCATGAAACAGAAAATGGATTTGTTTCAACAGTATAATAATAGAAAATATGAAAACTACTTTACCAATTATAATCTCTTTAGATAAATGCCCAAAATAATTAACGTTGTTAAAACCATAGCTTGCAATATCctataattaaaattaaaatatgaatTAACATGATTATGAAAAGGAGATCGTTATTTTTTGTTCATTACAACATGTAAACAACTTACCTTTCCATCTATGACAGCTCGAGCATACAAGTAATATGTTCCAACAGCTGATATTCTTGCATTTAAACTAGCAATGTATTCTTTGCCCTCAACAAAAGTATATTGGATACTGTTACTTAACAAATCATCAGTTTTAACAGTAGCAGCAAGAAAATAATCTAGATTCTTCAATTCTGATTCGGCTTGACTTTTTAGCTGGTTTGGTAGGTTGGCCGTTGAGGAAGTTGATATCACAATTTCATAGTAGCTAGATGTAAATAAAGTTGTTTTAATTTCCGAACCATGTACGATGTGCTGTTTAAAGAAATCTTCCTCTTTTACCTGTTCTACCTTTTCATCAACCAACAGCACAAGAAAGAAAGGGTAAGACTTAATTTCTGAAATTAGTCTGAGAACTGGATTGTGCTCATTCGTTTGTTTGAATTCAGAGCTTAGTCCGATACATTCAAGATTTATTCAACACAGATCAGTCTATACGCAATCCTAACGTGAATAATTGATAAAGTTGTATAAATTCCTGTATTATTTGCTAAACCTTAAGTGTCAAACAATCAACAGGGAAAtctgcaatcactgagttcagGTTAAAGATCAAGTAACTGGAAAtgtattttagttttttaaacactatataagtaaatatatatttcaatatACCTGCCACAACATTTATAAAAGTTACCTGATTGGTCCATTTCTATCTGATGAAGAAGTCAATGTGACCATGGTTgcgttgtttgttttattagaaatatCTCTTTTATCTAACCCAGGTGATGGTGGATCTAAGAAAAGATAGACCAAATGATATCCTTGATTTCTTTTATGTACTTGTATTAGGAAGAAGTACACAATAATAGACTGGCAACAATACAAAATCAGGATGATTATAGGAAATTGCGGAATGTGACTTTACCTACATACTAAGaagaaactatttttttattgtgtgcGCTTTTATCATAGTAATTTTGcgggaataattttttaagactAATTACATGCTCTTCTGGATGAACAATAGAAAATTGATATTGCTGGCGATTAGTGTGTATGATAAGCACTAAGCAACACTGcgaaatattaaaaatagataaaatctttaaaaatgcaAGAATAAAATCTAAAGATATTTTCTCAAGAAATACTTCAACTACTGTCACGAACATTTTGTCCTTTGATAAAGAGAAGAGTTATTGCAGCATAATAGCTCGTCTAAACTAGAAACACCATATTCTAGCAGAAAAAGCtttatacatatatttatatatatatatatataaactttgaGACGTGTGTAGCAGGCAAAGCTCTATGCGAGTTTAGCTATTAAACTTAAAGGTGATACTATTTTATTGTGCCGACAAACTATCTTCTAATTTTAATCAGACTTTAACATAAAGCAACTTCCTCTTAGTGAAGCGTAGTTGTTTCGGAGATACGCATGTAACTTCAGAAGTTGCAACATCCAAAAGAGTTGAATAAAGCTACCTAAATTCAATAAAATCACCCCCTTTCTTTTTGCACTTCAAACATGTGCTTTCAACTAAGTTATAAATAAGAAGACATTACTGTATAATCGCGACTTTTTTCAATCCTTGTTTCTATCCAATGGAACAATAATTGCTAGTACATGTTAAAAGATTATCTGAATGCAATCTAAGttttaagaaacaaataagAATCCTTCAATactaaaattgctaaaaaattaagaaactgcCTTAAAAAATTGTGTAGTTTAAGTATATGTCAAAATGCATAAAATATTAATTGTATTTATAATTTGTTGCCACGTATGGTGGGTTTTGCAgaccaaaaaaattgagaaactcCAAACCATCTTTTTAAAATCTCCCCATTTATATGGTAATAGCCTTCTGATGATACGCAAAATATGCCAATATTTATCACTTTAACATTACATTTCATTAAACTAACACCCTAATGTaaaatgtttgcaaaaatatttgcctaatttacaaaattatatATTAGAGAAAACTGACGGGTATTAAACactttttaaaagttgtctcttttatttataaaacattaTACTTATCCCTACCTATTTAATGATATTTATTACTAAAAACATTATTGAACGGAAagcaataaaactttaaaaagtttagatcAGTCGATTTTTCCACGAGACTATTTCATAACCCTTAAACATTTCCCATCAACAAATTtcctaaaaattctttttaccgTTTTCCTAATGCTATATTGTTATTAATCACTATAACTTACCTTTGGGTTGCACTACAAAGTTAAATGGTTCAGCTGATGTCATTACACCTTGAATATCTGCTGTAATATTAATCTGTACGTTAGCAGCAGCGAAGCTTATATTTGAAACACTAtactttaaatttgatgttgtaGTGTTGATGGTTTGAAAGAATGGCTGGTGTGGATAATTCTTAGATGCTGATATGATAAGCTAAGAACAAAACATATAATAATAACTATAACAGAAATACAGTACATTTTTTCTAGGTAACAAGTACTTAATACAGCTGGTGTAAAGGCCTTGTGTATTCCATCCTAATGAATGGCTTTCCGTCACCTTCGATTGTAACTATGTTATATTTCCTCCACTAGAGTAtttctctaacttgcttgcctgggACACAGACCAATTTGCAGCAAGGATAAGGCTCCAAATAAACTGTAAAAACTATAATAAATATGCGCGTGGGTACATACATGATATTTGTCGACAGGGAGAGGATGCGAATATGGTGCTTTCCAAGTAAATGTGATAGTTGAAGACAACATGTTTCCATTTATTGTTTGCGGCTTTTCTAGAACTAAAACAGAATGTTAAAGTTTTTGGGAAAGCTAAATAACTTAATTGTAGATGAAATGTGTAAATTCCTCATACCTAAGGGACATCCTTTTAATTGAAATCTCAAACAGCATTTATTATTCTTGCATGATGTTGGTAATATGCGTAAGTAATTTGTAACAATGTAAGGATTTAACCAGTTGACAGATAATGGAGATATGCGTGAATTAACTCCAATTAAATTCTAAACAAGAAACAGCAGTTAGTTtgaaatcacttttaaaagcagcattttttaagcttttatAGATTCTAAAACTACTATTCTAAAACGTTCATTATACCACAAActttcaataataaaaacaacaatgagATTCAAGGTTTGATTTTGTGACTAAAAATAATGGCTAGCACATTCCATTACAAAAGGATCCATCACAACTTAACggaatctttttaatttttagtttgcaATATGTTACAGAGCGGTGAATACAAATTCAAAGCATTTGACATGAATAAACAATAGTACCATCATATAGTACCCTACCTTTGGTATAGTTTGAGATCCTATTACATGTCAAAAACTTTAACAATCAGGTATACATGATGTAATTTATGCGGAATAATTAAatgtcaaaattaaaatatttatttataccattGCCATTGGCTTTTCTTAGTTTTCCAAAAAAGTTTAGTACATatctttttataagcaattaatattttaaaatgaagcttaAGGATGCTtatgaaaagaaattttttcttttaaacttaAAGTATGCTTCGGTTATGCTTAACGGCGAAAACATTTATTGGGATATCCTTATAACGAGAATATAAGTAGGCTTAAATTATGcttatttgagaaaaaaatattggaaCTACATTTTGAACATCAGTAATTAGAACTTAAACGTCagacataaagaataaaaagaaaagctgctcaaaaaaacaacaacaaaaaaaaaaaaacataaaaacttaaattttcttAAACTTCACATAATGCTTAGCATTGCTAAAAATATTGACCAAATTTAAGCCTACAGATGCTTATGTGATGCCTTAAAATGCAGTGCGCTAAATACTTATATAGTTTGATTTTAGTTTCGAAGAGAAGTCAAACATGATAACTCAGTAATTGAGGACATGGATTGTTTTTTGTGAGTGTTTGCACATCCATTTTTCTGAAACAATGTAGCACCGAAAGAatcaatagacctatttccatatccatttagTTCCGCAAAATATGCATGCGGAAATtcagaataacatgaaaacgagattagttatgagcaaatttcgggatgctggttgtttacatgcaagtttgaagaatgcatcaaaaaaatattgacttTTATAGCTTTTAACTGGCAGTTTCACATAATCATAGTTAACACAGTTATAAAGAGGGTTTTGGTAGTGGTATTGTGACAAAGTATTGCAGATTTAAAAAAGGGAGGTTTAAAGTCCAACTTTCCCCACCAAGTCAAATTAGTATCCTAATTCTGAAATCACAAAGGTGTAAAATGCGAGTTACAAATACTTCCCAAACTACCCTcacttggtaaaaaaataaacgagGTACCAACAAGGTCAACTCAACTACTATTTTAAAACCACAGTCAGTAAGCCTAGCTAATGTTATTTTCACAGATGTTGTTTAAAAGGTACACTCAATAACTGGAGACACAGGATATATACCACCAACATCACCAATTTTAGTAAACAACTTGAAATTTCACGTTTGTTTGGAAGAAGTAAGCGGCCagccaactagctagctacttgtATCATATTCAAAGCTAGTACCTAGCTTACTTAACACCAAGAATAATACACAAAAGCATTAGAACGGCCCATTGATACATGCTATTATCTCATATTATCaccaaatgttaataacaatctgtgagacaaattaattttgcagatatcgcaagtaaacaaacaataTCTGCACTACTTCTctgcaaactaaaaatttgctgaTAACTAATcccgttttcatgttattcggtATGTTTGTATGTATATTCCGCGGGACGAAAagggatatggaaataggtctattgtccATCATTTTCAGCCAGCCAAACTtaaatcttattaaaaataagaaacagtttacagaaatatttttcttgtattGTGTGAGACTTATTGCTACCGTTGTCTAGTTAAAGAAAGTTTAAGAGCTAAAGAAACGATACAAACTTAACTGAAGTCATTCATCATACAACAATGACGTTGTTAAGCTTTATACGACCATTTTTAATAGTTTTAGAACGGAATACGTTGTTCAAGGATTATAAAATTTCGTTTGGGTTATTTTAGAACAATAAATAGCGTTGTCTAAGCTTCTTTATCTTAAGAAGCTTTATTCAAAGATCATATGAGCATAACATTTGCATGACATTTgtatttataatataaaaagttGTACATCGTAtcgtaaaaaaattgatgagatttaaaaaataaggtatAATTAATTTTGGTTTTTTACAAATAATAGATGATTTTGTACGAATTATATTTAATTGGAATACATATATATTGGTATAAAATGccatacgaaatttgtagatGACCGCGGAtgtaaatttaagtaaaaaacacAGGTATAACCTTGACTTCTCTGTTTGTGGATACGCCATAGTTTATTGTGTATGCCTCCACCCAACCATCCTCATTTGAGTCTCCTTGTAGAATTATTCCAGAGATTGCTAGTCGTttgttaaatttgatgtgtataTAATCGGACGCATCAGTTGCACACCATGCGGCTTGAGTGTCAATAGTCACATTAGTTACAGATGAGCCATCCTTTTTTGATATATTCAAATCTGTCAACGTTTGTGAGCATTCTGGAAAAAAAAAGGTAGTAACTTAGTTTATTGATACTAAAACTATCCAGGATTGACGCGAAGAAGATAAAGATACAAATATTTACCTGGGTCATAACCATAAACTTCAACCTTCATACCACAGTTCTTTTCACAAGTTATTGctgttattttaatatatttcatTGTTGTGGGCTGCGATATAGAAACAAAAACAGCACCCAAATCTGTATTCtccaaaaaattctaaaaataatgtataCAACACGAATATATGTAACACGTAACGTTTCATAATATATAAAAGAACATATTAAATTGAATTTTATACCAGATACTAACCTGCTGTAACTGTGTAAAGTTGTCACTGTCGTTTGAATAACttactatatattttttcacaaacTGTTTATTCCATTCTTTGTGAGAACCTTGCATGGATATGCCAGTAACTCTTTTTGATTTTATCAAATCAATTTGCAAATACATATTGCTACGTTCTAGAATCATCCCCTCTCCAGCAACAAATAATCTCGCTGATTTTGCATTTTGTCCATTGTGTCCAATCAACTGGGAATCCTTAATGATACCGCTTGACATACCAAGTGGTAAGAGTATTTCTAAAGAAGTATAAAAGTTGTAATTCTTTTGCATATATATTTAATTCAACCTACAAAGCTAAACATTTCATCTAAGAATTGAATTATTAACTTATTAAAAGATAACGCAAAATTATAGTCCAGCCGGAATGCTGCGGAAATGCAATTTCTATTTATACAAATTCACAATATCGATCATTAAGTGTCAATTTTTGTATCATTACTAACGCAATTTTATGTTATTCTTGCTAGTATCATAGtagaaaaaattaagaaattttattaagttaaaatataaatttcattttGGGTGAGTCCCAATTGCTTTTTACTGCTGCTAATTTTAGTATTGAAATGCGCGACTGATCTGTTTACTTGAAACTATctacatgttaaaaaatattttccattcCTAAAACAATTTCAAGTGGCTAAAATTGCTATATAAATGAAATTCAAATGATTAAAAAGCAACAAATTGTATACATTTTGTCTATATTTGTGGTATTCACTATtccaaaagttatattttatgcacatgatttttttcattattctGTTGAGAAAACCTACTCATAGTAACAAAAAAGGGAAAATGGTATTTGGGTATGTAAAGGCGATTTCCACTAAATAAGCTGGTAAACCTGCTGTTGTGGTGGCGAAgacataaaaatgaaattttcgcTTCAGCAAATATTAGCTATCACCACGTACAGGGGTGGATACAAGAATTTAAACAAGTTAGTATAATTTTTTACAAAGTTGAGTGTTAAAACTATGCAAGGCCTATAAAGGGCGTTTTTTTACTAAGCGCAAAAAATTGCATTAAGGTGGCTTACTTAATAACAGAGGATAgccttttataaaattatttaatgaGGATATCATAGTACGAGACAGTTCCAAAATTTAGTTGATTGGTTGCCATGGTTACCTGTTGCTAGGTAAAATAGGagcaaaatatgacattttacTACTCGACGTTAAACCAGAAAAACATGCGCTTTTTGAAGCGTCTTTTTGGCTGCGTATGTTTCTCAAGGGTCACATGTAGTGATTGAGTGAAACGCATTTTCGCAAGGTTGACTCGTCTCCCAGACAACTGATGCGGTTTTTCTTGGACGAAAGAAAGGCTAAAACCGGGCGAAACTGGACAAGATAAGTGAAAGACAAAACTGCAATTTGAAAATCAGTTTCACTTAAGCACTAGGTAATACTAAGGCCTGCATCcacagaagaaattgtaaagcaTGTGTGCTTCGATCTTAAGAATTCTTGCTTCGCATAGATTCTGAATAAAacggcaaaaaaattgtttaaagattattttatggacATTCTTGACTTACGGATCGACAAAAGGTGTACGGCAGCACTATTTCGACCTAAAAAGTACCAAATACCTAAGACCTTAAGTCTTAAGTCTAATTGACGACGACTAATCTTTGACGAGTTCACTTCGGAGGGTGCATCGTTAGGACAGCTTTCTGACTGCGTGTGGAACACCACATTTGATATTCATAACGTCATAAATTGTCTGAGGAGGCTCTAAAGTATCATCCAGCTATTGCCAAACATTTAACATCAACGGAGGGGCAAGAAAGCTGTCTAAAAAAGGGGAAAATTGTTGCTATGTGTGTTGCTATGCACTTATACTTGCAGTTGCTTGCAAAAAGTGCCAGATTGCGCATTAAAAACCGAAATTTGTCATAAGCACTACTTGCCATGGTATTATAAGATGAATTTGCTGTCACAAAACAGGTAAAAGACAATTCTTGAAACTTAGACATTATTTGGTGGAAAACCACCTtaataaaatgcataaaaagccAAGATAAAGAAAATCGAGCCATTTTTATGAGATTTTGGGGCCACTTGTTTTATAAAGTCATCAGTGAAAATACCTCGTTTATTATCTGCACGCTTTACAACCCTCCagaagtttattaaaaaaaaattacataccaTATGTTCATCTAAGAAAAGTAAAtatgttgtttat is drawn from Hydractinia symbiolongicarpus strain clone_291-10 chromosome 8, HSymV2.1, whole genome shotgun sequence and contains these coding sequences:
- the LOC130655620 gene encoding receptor-type tyrosine-protein phosphatase S-like isoform X2; its protein translation is MANGLITSRQLSSSSTYTIGSSDFSLPSRGRLYSSGTWCSRQGNYQSEWFQVSFYNQTIINGIAIQGDPNYASNFILEFRLEFSNNGKDWEVFHNDKKFTGNVDNTNVAYNLFTTSMVATHVRLYATRVHRTDDKAHTCLRMELYGCLENEILLPLGMSSGIIKDSQLIGHNGQNAKSARLFVAGEGMILERSNMYLQIDLIKSKRVTGISMQGSHKEWNKQFVKKYIVSYSNDSDNFTQLQQNFLENTDLGAVFVSISQPTTMKYIKITAITCEKNCGMKVEVYGYDPECSQTLTDLNISKKDGSSVTNVTIDTQAAWCATDASDYIHIKFNKRLAISGIILQGDSNEDGWVEAYTINYGVSTNREVKNLIGVNSRISPLSVNWLNPYIVTNYLRILPTSCKNNKCCLRFQLKGCPLVLEKPQTINGNMLSSTITFTWKAPYSHPLPVDKYHLIISASKNYPHQPFFQTINTTTSNLKYSVSNISFAAANVQINITADIQGVMTSAEPFNFVVQPKDPPSPGLDKRDISNKTNNATMVTLTSSSDRNGPISYYEIVISTSSTANLPNQLKSQAESELKNLDYFLAATVKTDDLLSNSIQYTFVEGKEYIASLNARISAVGTYYLYARAVIDGKDIASYGFNNVNYFGHLSKEIIIERNALGRIVPEIVNSTKTSVMLVKGPATLKYHYIIIMKVNKTTGHVKEPTLYKQKELKTYETADYNEPYIAGIFNKTQLLKLEEFILGDNSTYLKSADTLRRRRSIQEYRNGPLTVGEIYVVFQRLQVMDVLYSTAWSKEFIVPKIDPTPKVENNNDPSSSSNIELIVGVIAAGVVVVIVMILVLIFVRRRRKTLKDKSVNDNSTSAIELKGHDELKSHNNGYESEDAGPSHESYYNVAAKPRFPPLSLQDFLSFYLEHNDNVSSDIVKQFKSIPMEHLYDHEVGSEPENKDKNRYLNITAYDHTRVVLKKINGKETSDYINANYIRNYNGQVEYIAAQGPKKGTIFDFWRMVLGEKPSAIVMLTKISEEGKRKCEQYWPINNGKEVFNGIEVEVIDVQVYADYVIRKIKVCYENNKHQITHFHFTSWPDHGCPDYPTLLLNFCYRVRQLIPYESGKQLLVHCSAGVGRTGSYIIIDAMLHLVRTKQLVDIYNYFESIREDRVQMVQRIEQYKFVYSAIYEALCCGNTGIMSSEFQTTSRELISKKRYGKFLLENEFESLNSVNIPFREEHYKAALLERNAAKNRYPNILASDLFRVYVPQTTNSTDYINAVFVNGYKKKDGIIATQAPLVDTLGDFWEAVMANNVTTIVMLNSTDENYHNYPSFCPVEGSEKFGNLTVNVESSTRVGDINMQSFIISNKKNHRKVNKLQLNWPNHDIPDCSSLLTLIGEVLKSQQSYGDGTILVTCSDGANRSGTFIACMNALDQLKVEQHVDVFQTVRRMRLVRPEFVENIRQYQFVYTVLNKYLDSFATYSNFN